The following are from one region of the Salvia hispanica cultivar TCC Black 2014 chromosome 1, UniMelb_Shisp_WGS_1.0, whole genome shotgun sequence genome:
- the LOC125202443 gene encoding outer envelope pore protein 24A, chloroplastic-like, producing MKASFKARYEPEKAAAAATVSVNAGDFKLRASLTDATVVNGPSLNGLAIAVEKPGFFIVDYNVPKKDVMFQFMNSVRVAEKPLNLTYIHSKGDGRTILNGALVIDSGNKVSANYVLGTGKTKLKYTYVHGGLTTFEPSYDLGKNAWDFAVTRKVYGDDVLRATYQTSAKNFGLEWSRSSKQNGSFKIIASVNLAEERKIPKLCAETTWDFEM from the exons ATGAAGGCGTCGTTCAAAGCTAGATACGAGCCCGAAaaagccgccgccgccgccaccgttTCCGTCAACGCCGGCGACTTCAAGCTCCGCGCCTCCCTCACCGATGCCACCGTCGTCAACGGCCCCAGCTTGAACGGCCTAGCTATCGCTGTCGAGAAGCCTGGCTTCTTCATCGTCGACTACAACGTCCCCAAAAAA GATGTTATGTTTCAGTTCATGAATAGTGTTAGGGTGGCAGAGAAGCCGTTGAATTTGACTTACATTCACAGCAAAGGCGACGGGCGGACAATTTTGAATGGGGCTTTGGTTATTGATTCCGGCAATAAGGTTTCGGCAAATTATGTGCTCGGCACTGGAAAAACCAAGTTGAAGTATACTTATGTTCATGGAGGGCTGACCACTTTCGAGCCGAGCTATGATTTGGGGAAGAATGCTTGGGATTTTGCTGTTACTCGGAAAGTTTATGGCGATGATGTATTGAGGGCTACTTATCAAACATCCGCTAAGAATTTTGGGCTTGAGTGGAGCCGGAGTTCGAAGCAGAATGGATCCTTTAAG ATCATAGCATCCGTCAATTTGGCAGAGGAacgaaaaataccaaaattatGTGCTGAAACAACCTGGGACTTTGAGATGTGA
- the LOC125202629 gene encoding ricin B-like lectin R40G3, producing MDRRHHHPGGGHHHHHHHPPPPPVHHHSPPPPPVVHHHHHPTPVVVVPTPAPPPRVVVVDHHHHSPPPVHSGDIFSGPSVKMYCKADSTYSLSISHGKVILVRSNPSDPLQHWIKDEKYSHTVRDKDGLPSFALINKATGQALKHSIGPNHPVQLVQYNPNTLDQSILWAEKELGDGYRAVRMVNNIRLNFEALHGERHHGGVHDGTTVVLGEWKNGENQHWRIDFH from the exons ATGGATCGTCGACACCACCACCCCGGCGGcggccaccaccaccaccaccaccacccaCCACCCCCTCCGGTGCACCACCACAGCCCTCCACCCCCTCCTGTAGTACACCACCACCATCATCCAACTCCGGTGGTGGTGGTCCCCACACCAGCTCCTCCCCCCCGCGTGGTGGTAGTcgaccaccaccaccactctCCTCCGCCAGTGCACAGCGGCGACATCTTCAGCGGACCCTCCGTCAAGATGTACTGCAAGGCCGATTCCACCTACTCTCTCTCCATCAGTCACGGCAAGGTCATCCTTGTTCGCTCAAATCCCTCCGACCCTCTCCAG CACTGGATAAAAGATGAAAAGTATAGCCACACAGTGAGGGATAAAGACGGGTTGCCGAGTTTTGCGTTGATCAACAAAGCTACTGGTCAAGCCTTGAAGCACTCTATTGGTCCAAACCATCCT GTGCAACTTGTTCAATACAATCCCAATACTCTTGATCAGTCCATCTTATGGGCCGAGAAGGAGCTGGGTGATGGGTACCGGGCCGTGCGAATGGTGAACAACATTCGCCTGAATTTCGAGGCTCTCCACGGTGAGAGACACCATGGTGGGGTCCACGATGGCACCACAGTCGTGCTCGGGGAATGGAAAAATGGAGAGAACCAGCACTGGAGGATTGACTTCCACT GA